From Impatiens glandulifera chromosome 7, dImpGla2.1, whole genome shotgun sequence:
GAATAGACACTCCTAAATAAAAGACAAATTCATACCATTATATTTCTAGCCTTTCCCATTTGTCTTTCACTTTCTCTTACCAAAATCACACTGGGTCCATATCTGATTTTCTACACAATGTCTCATTCTGGGATGAGTGGCATTGTTTTAGTTCACACAAACCTTCCTTACCTGTCTTTAGTTCAATGGAATACAACTAGATTCAATTCCTTCCTTTCTTCCTGGAcaaatttttttcaatctttGGCTTTGATTTTTACCACTATCATCTCTTCTTTCATAATATGTTCTGCCCTTTTTTTTCCTCTCCCGAACATTTATCATTCTTCTCTACCCACCTCATAGACTTCTCTGGCAAGTGCACACCGGAGTATGGTAGAATGAAAGATTTTCCTCTTGTCACGATGGCACACCATTATTTGATATCTCTCCACTTCCTTTTCCTTTTGTCTGTTCTTGGTCTTTTCTTTGATCAGTCTTTATTAGCTAGACGCTTGATCGTTGGGCACACAAACACTTACTTCATCAATGGAGTCATAGTCACATTTAACCAAAAACGGATCTATTTTAACTCCCTTTACTTGTAAGAGTACATCCTGGATCTGTCACATCCGAGAAAGACATTGATTGAAGTCTTTATATCATATTTGAAAATGGACAATCAAAGAACATATGATCATGgcttttttctctttctccaCACAAAACACGTCGTAGAGATATATTGGCATAATGTGTTCTTAGTGCTCAATCTCTCTTGCATAGCCaatcaaatgataaattattGTCTTGGAATACCCTTATTAGTTGACCACACAAGATTTTTCAATTACATTCTTTCTCGTCTCAATCTAATACATCCCAAACCTTGCTTAAAGTAAATTACCCATAATGCTCTCCTTGCCATTTGAACAAATTATCTCTTGACTGTGTCTTTATTTCTCATAGCTTCATGCAATTCTTGAATAATGTCTCATCTAGTCTCTTATATGATATCCCCAAGCCGTGGATGCTTATCTTTTTAGTTATGGGACGGAACCTCCTTTCATTGCCTCCTAATCTGACTAACCATGTGGGCTTAAGATcatactaaaaatattaaactagtGCCTTTTCCATTCTCTTGCAACTTAGGTGTCTCTTTTATAAACTAGATAAAACAATTGTATTGTCTTACATTATAGAAGCTTATggtacattttaatttttatttgaaaaggaactACATTATAAACTGCAGAAAACACAAAGATTGTGTTGTCACTCTAACAGGTACAACCAATAGAAGCATATGTTTAATTTGTAAGGAGTGTGGGTTGTGAGAAGATGTTTTATCCACCTTGATGGAGAGATAACATTAGtttgatagaaaaaaaagtttattttatgtgTCTGGCTATTTTCAAAGAAACAAAAATTACTTAGTATCTTAAGTATTTTCcccttttattttcttatccGTGCACTTATATTCTGTAGATTTCTTTTGACgtctttcatttattaatataaagttGAATTAAGATCCACTATGAACATGTTCAAAATTTAGCATAAAAAATAGATCCAATATGATGAAGACATCAAGGAAATTAATTAGTGAACATAGTACATGAGTACCATGCATATGTTTAGGCTGTTTTATATcatctattcaacttacaagcAATAGAAACTGGTGCCTTTTGTGGTTGCATTTAGGAGGCAACGTATGAGTTGATATCATTGTCAATTTtacaaatcaataaaaattggTAGGTTACTATAGGTGCATTTTAGTCAAAAACATCTGATGGATCGCTACATAAACATCAATTTTATTCAGGgttctttatttttctaattacaAATGAAATCtattcttcttttttccttTATCTAATTACAAATCAGGTTTGCAGTTTTTATTATGCATTATCCAGTTCTTATACTTATATCTTGAACTTTTGCTAAATCTGATGTTTCACATCTTATTCAGTAATATTAGCAGTATGGGAGATTCTGCTGCGATAACAATAGAGTTCCTTCGTGCAAGATTGCTGACTGAAAGATCTGTCTCCAAAGCAGCAAAGCAGAGATCTGATGAGCTGGCCAAAAGGGTAAGTTACTGTTAAGactaataaagataattttatagGAAAATTGTGTAAATGATGCCGTATAGACTACAAGAGTAAATTCAAAAGTAATCTTAGCCATGAACCTAAAAGGATAATTTTCCAATAATCAATCACAGTTACCTTGACACCCATATTAGTAAGCTCTGGTTCCACTGTTTGATATATTATACTGACCTTTTGGGCAACTTTTACGAGCTTCTTTGTATTATTACTGTTCAGTCTTCATTGATTTGAAATAAACAGTTCTGTGATGATCACAGGTACTGGAGTTGGAGGAACAACTAAAACTTGTTTCCTTGCAAAGAAAGAAGGCGGAAAAGGCTGCCAATAATGTCCTTTCTATTCTGGAAAGCCGTGGAGTTTCCGAGTTTTTAGAAGAATTTGATTCAGGATCTGAGCTAGATGAAACCTTGTCTAAATcgaaaacaaataataatttgtctaAAGAAGAGGAAAGTTCTGTCTGTTCGAAGACATTGCATGATGATTCTGATGGTTCTGAAAATGTAGCTTCTCCTCTATCAGGTAGAAGCTTGTCTTGGAAAAGTGGCAGGgcttcttcatcttctcgtGAAAAGTCGATCGATTCATCTACTAGGAAACAGGGGACAAGTAATTACAGAACTTTTGTGCCTTCGTCATCTAGACGCCGAGCGGGTAAATCTTGCAGACAGATACAACGCAAAGAGATAAGGTGACTTAGTCACTTACTGTTATTTGTTTGTCTATTCTGTTCACAATCTAAGACATAGTCTGATCatcattgagaaaaaaaaatccttgTACCAAATGaagtaaataataattacactataatttagatcatatcagaaaaataatttgaataccAGATTTAGCAACAAAAATAGATTATAATTCGGATCTTGATCCAAAAAACAATCTGATTATGGTCTCACTTTTTCCTTGAACTGAACATCTCAATTTTCTTGAGCTTGGATGGCACATTTtatgccttgtttgatgtgagttatttgagattatttccaaataaccaaCTATCTAATCAACAATCTACTCGCCAATCACATTATTCATCATTAACcgaaatactaaaatatcttctATTTAAAAAGTATTGTACTTAATCATCATAAATTTATACCCCTAAAGTATTTTTACCCAGATAACCTGATTTTTTATAACCTACagcaaacaaggttatttggtAATAACCACTTGATTATTACATAACCCCATATCAAGCAAGGCCTTAGTGTGTGAAGACTCGAATTCATGACCTTGAGGAAATAAGTTTTTGCGCTCTACCACTGAGCTATGAGTCTCCACAAGGCCTTAGGTTATTCCGCACAATCTCCAGTATTTGTGGGGCaatcatttacatatattttaatttttttagattgtgAAGTATTTATCTTTAGTATTTTGGTTTTCAGATCAGCAGTTGATGATTCGCAAATCAACGGGAATATGCCTTGTCTTGAAGGAGATAGAGCTGCTAATAGTTTAGAGGTCTTTCCTTTGAACGGTGAGATTGAATCTGATAACTATAGGGAAGAACTTGAAAACCAGGACTTGCAAGTTTCACCTGGGATCTTGCAAGGTCAAAAAAATGCACATGAAGGCAGCTATCAGAATGGACATGAAAGTAGCAAAGGCATGGAAAAAGCTCTAAAGTATCAAGCACAATTCATAGGGCagtatgaaaatgaagaaaaagctCAAAGAGAGTGGGAAGAGAAGTTTAGAGAGAACGAAAACAATATCACGGTATGCCTTATCACTCTTGCTTTGTCCTAAGAATTTCCCTCAATAAATGATTGCCAACAAAAAAAGAGGTAAAGAAAAAGAAGGTAAAACCcttaagaaaagaagaaaaaaaaattctgcCTTTATAATATTGGAACCTTCCTTTGTCTATCTTCATATTTTAGCTTCTTGCAAGCTTTGAATTGTTATTGTTTTAGGTGCTTCCTTGATTCTTTGTATAgaactaaggccttgtttgatgaagtgcCAAATAACCCTTTGTTTCATCTGTCACtccatcaatcaaatcattaactgaaatactaaaataccttttcatttttataacattataaaatattaaattcaaatgatatgttagtcatttaacccaaataatccactttatcatcaaacaaggttttcccccccaaaaaatggattatttaaaatcaaaacctacatcaaacaagccctgaTTCTGTgaattttcttttgttcaagTAAATGCTGATTCAGGCATTTTGGTTATACTATTTGCAACTGATAAAGGACTAGAAGAGAATAACTTCAAAATTGCTGATAATGGTAATGAAACCAGTGGGAATAAATCTTTTTCATAAATGAAGTAACCTCTGTGATGCAAACTACACAGCACTATGATATGTTTAGATTGCCAAGTTCAAATTAAGGTTTAGCCTTATTCTTTACAGCTCTTGGCCTTGTTTTatctgggttatttgaataactaagtgattatttccaaataacattttttgaTATATGTCATAGAAAATCACATTagaagtttaaatatatattgaataaataattaattttctttctaaaatagagggtattttgaTTCGATTTGAATGATGTAATTGATGATTAATCTTCTTGAATAACCCACAACAAATAAGGCCTTAATCATGGATCATTCACAACAAAAACTTGTGGAGTTGATACTGCATGTGTGTTTATCTGCGATGATTTAGTTTTCCCTTAAATCCCTTCTCAAAAATGATTATTGTGAACCACAGAATTCTGGCGAAACTGGATTTCATTCTGATGTTTCTGAGGAAAAGGACGAGACAAAGGAAAACAACACGTCTAAAATTCAAGAAGCGAATTCACAAGTTGAAAACAGTTGCTTGGCGAGTGAACTAACCCCAGGACAGTCGAACTGTTTGCACCCGGTTCTGACTGTGAATATAGAAATGAAAGAATCTGGAAAGAGCCAAAATGTTGTTATTCCCGATAAATCTCTAGTTTCAGAGTTCAGCGGAAGGCAAGACAACCAAAACAACAAATATCTGAACAGTTCATCCGATACATCTAAACCTGCATTTCCCTCCGGTTTGCCTGAACCTCATGCGATTGTGCCACACGCAACCACTAGCGAATTGGGATCCGTTCTAGGGGCGCTTAATCAAGCAAAATTATCACTTCAACACAAATTCAACGCGCTCTCTCCTTCCAATCAGATGAATTTAAGAAGGAGACCTTTCGAAACCAGATCACAGATTCCCACAGTGGGAGGGCTTTTCAGAGTTCCGTCTGAGCTTGAATATGGAATGAGAACTAACGCCATCAGTTTAGATTCTCGACCTAGATTGACTAACTACCATCACGATACTGCTGGTTACGATCCATTTGTATATCGAAAGCTCAATTTAAATGCTTCTACAGGCGGTTATAGTTATCCCATGGCTGCTGAAAATAGATCAAATGTTGAAACTACTGAATTTACTAGGCCATTAGCCAGAATTTCTCCCAACAACGAGATGCAATACCAGTTGTTTcactctaataataataataatacaatggCTGGTGGTGAACGATTCAGTCAGAGTTCTTCTTCTACCACAGAAAACAACGATTATCGATATCCTGCATTTCCATTGAATACTTCTTACATTGGTGGAGTTTCAAGTATGTATTATCCACCAAACAGCCACTAGAAAGTAGAGAGGAAACCGATTGTCATCATTTTCCACAACATCGGCTGGCTGGCTGCAGTCTATTTTGATCAGGTACTTAGTAAATTTGAATAGCTGGTAACAAAATTCACTTtgtatttagaatattttcataaaataaaataaaaaaattttgggATATTTAATTCCCCCTCGTCTATTTATTAGCTGTTAACTTGTAGAGAAATAGAGTGTACAAGGGGTCattgtattattatttcaacaatggTAAGATTTTATCAGCTGAGATTTTTGTTATTTCTCCTGCCCCTATAATATGTTTGagtaatattttatcaaaatcaccTTTGAATTATTGTCAagtaaaaattgattaattttaattatttaaactctaTTAGGGTGTGTTTGGTGAAGAGGGAATTGGAATTGCAGGGTCTATTCCAATTATGTTGTTTGTTAAGGGAATTAAATGTAGAAATTTGGAATTTAAATTCAGATTAGTGTATTTATTAAGGTTTGATGTCCATCACTTGAGTAAATTGAAACTCTTCTAATTggaactaaaattattttagtgtCACTGGTCACACCCTTAGTCaggcggacctacaaggggggcTCGGGCCTCCCCAACCAGGATAAAActtttaataagatattttatatatatgtttaccaAATTAAGCTTTGTCCTGCTGGTTTTGGAgctgaaatatataataactctcacatttcttttataataaccTAACATTTcttttcataaaatttttattttataccaacactattttctaatatttataataaactaacactttcttttataaaaaataataaaaaaactaattcataattatattattctaattttaattataattttattaaagtaattattattaatattttattttataaaaaaaaaattcgaagaaacaatatttataataatacataaattttagttaatatataaataaaatttatttatacaagttaaaatataaagaattatatataaaataataaaaatcatataatattattatttattttaaaactacatttatattataatatatatatatatatattattaattttaatataattaataatataaattacttataaatataagggtaaaataataatttatagtaaaatattattttatatttcttaattttaaattagttttaaattatttcaacaaataaatatatttgttagattttatttaggggcctagagttgtgacacatatttatttttaattatttattttatgtaggatatagaataatggagatgttctataaacgaatttgtactctacatcacatgaccagcatgagtcttctcaatcaattaatgagtcTACTAACGAGTCTAATGTTagtgatcaaatatacatgtttagaatatagcatatcaaaagatgcatcattttgtttttagtgttattttttcaagcatttaaatagagaaaacgtagatgatacatttataggagatgggtacaaaaattggaaaagggcattagaaagattcaatcgtcatatgagaacttcaaatagttgtcataatgaagctagagttcaatttgaatcattttaagatcaaagacataacgtgagaaacgttttacgtacacatgatcgtgatatataaataaattatcgcactcgtttaacgacaatgtttgatgtaacacgctttctattgaggcaaggattaccttttcgaggacatatgagtcaagtagttcatcaaataaagttaattttcttgaattgattggtatagtcaacgtaatgaagatattttgtcttcttttgtaccgactcatggataagaataatttagtaattgtgcttgttagtatttttatgtaattatcgagtataattttaattaaaaaagcaTTTATTTGATAACCAAAAAAATGCTATGTTACTGTGTATTTGgccccccgagaaaatatttctgggtccgccactgcccttagtataaaaaaaataatttttttttcttataccCTTTTATAATTGAGTAGTATCAAGTTGTATTGTTCAGGTTTTGGTCCGCTATCTCGAATAAGCCATTATATGAACTTGTTTTTGCTCATTTCTTAAGAATAATGGGGTTCTCAGCATTGGTTTATAGAGTTTTAATGAACAAGATTAAATGTTTTCTATATTGGATTTTTTAAGAGAGCATTCGAACTAAGAACTACATAAAAGATCAATAGCTTActccattaatatatataaaatatttgtactGATGTTGTGCTGTCCTCTTAACTCTTTTAA
This genomic window contains:
- the LOC124910725 gene encoding uncharacterized protein LOC124910725, whose product is MMQNSVNQPHESDQGNSNISSMGDSAAITIEFLRARLLTERSVSKAAKQRSDELAKRVLELEEQLKLVSLQRKKAEKAANNVLSILESRGVSEFLEEFDSGSELDETLSKSKTNNNLSKEEESSVCSKTLHDDSDGSENVASPLSGRSLSWKSGRASSSSREKSIDSSTRKQGTSNYRTFVPSSSRRRAGKSCRQIQRKEIRSAVDDSQINGNMPCLEGDRAANSLEVFPLNGEIESDNYREELENQDLQVSPGILQGQKNAHEGSYQNGHESSKGMEKALKYQAQFIGQYENEEKAQREWEEKFRENENNITNSGETGFHSDVSEEKDETKENNTSKIQEANSQVENSCLASELTPGQSNCLHPVLTVNIEMKESGKSQNVVIPDKSLVSEFSGRQDNQNNKYLNSSSDTSKPAFPSGLPEPHAIVPHATTSELGSVLGALNQAKLSLQHKFNALSPSNQMNLRRRPFETRSQIPTVGGLFRVPSELEYGMRTNAISLDSRPRLTNYHHDTAGYDPFVYRKLNLNASTGGYSYPMAAENRSNVETTEFTRPLARISPNNEMQYQLFHSNNNNNTMAGGERFSQSSSSTTENNDYRYPAFPLNTSYIGGVSSMYYPPNSH